A stretch of Maniola hyperantus chromosome 15, iAphHyp1.2, whole genome shotgun sequence DNA encodes these proteins:
- the Myo61F gene encoding unconventional myosin IC isoform X4, producing the protein MEHALQHRDRVGVQDFVLLEDFRSEAAFIDNLRKRFHENIIYTYIGNVLISVNPYKNLPIYTEEKAKLYYKKAFFEAPPHVFAIADNAYRSLVYEHREQCILISGESGSGKTEASKKVLEYIAIRTNHLRNVETVKDKLLQSNPLLEAFGNAKTNRNDNSSRFGKYMDIQFNYEGAPEGGHILNYLLEKSRVISQMSGERNFHIFYQLIAGGDDELMKHLRLQSRPEVYKYTTDLVTPASQKLNDAEQFRTVRAAMKVIEIGDDEQKEIFEIVASVLHLGNVKFVQNDKGYAEILSHDTNSSNVAELLKVSSSKLREALTSRTIEARGDVVTTPLDLEQAQYARDALAKAIYDKHFSWLVSRLNASLAPKNKDPRDSVIGILDIYGFEIFPKNSFEQFCINFCNEKLQQLFIQLTLKSEQEEYLREGIEWVPVEYFNNIIICDLIEERHRGIISILDDECLRPGDATDLSFLEKLSQRLDGHAHFKSHQKVDSKTQKIMGRDEFCLVHYAGEVTYNVNTFIEKNNDLLFRDLQSLMASSGNHIAGTCFKDLNLASKKRPETAITQFKNSLNELIKILSSKEPSYIRCIKPNDFKAPMSFDDKLVSHQVKYLGLMENLRVRRAGFAYRRTYEAFLERYKCLSPNTWPNFRGPPREGVQYLVESLKYEKEEYRMGNTKIFIRFPKTLFDTEDAYQLKKNDLATIIQSRWRGYWQRKQYLRMRAAAIIIQKWIRRFLAQKLKARRKKAADVIRAFIKGFITRNGPETPENRRFLGIAKVHWLKRLSTRLPTKLLDMSWPPCPATCQEASKELHRLHRLHLSRKYRLALTPANKKQFELKILAEKIFKGKKNSYPSSIRERFMNDRLSEDHRVLRNTFMASPSWPTGEELIYSCEAVKYDRRGYKPRERALLASDKALYVLDAAKSKTYKLKHRLPLDVLRVVVTNETDGLVLIKIPQELKKDKGDLIISVSHVIEALTIVTDYTKKPEIIEIVDTGSIVHNLVNGKQGGTIEVTNGPQPAIHRAKSGNLLVVATP; encoded by the exons ATGGAGCACGCGCTGCAGCACCGCGACCGCGTCGGCGTGCAGGACTTCGTGCTGCTCGAGGACTTCCGCTCCGAGGCCGCCTTCATAGACAACCTGAGGAAGCGCTTCCACGAGAACATCATCTAT ACGTATATTGGCAACGTACTGATCTCCGTGAACCCCTATAAGAACCTGCCCATCTACACAGAGGAAAAGGCCAAGCTCTATTACAAGAAAGCTTTCTTCGAAGCTCCTCCACACGT GTTCGCAATCGCAGATAATGCTTACAGATCGCTAGTTTATGAACATAGAGAGCAATGTATTCTAATCTCAG GTGAATCTGGTTCAGGCAAAACCGAAGCCTCCAAAAAAGTTCTAGAATACATCGCCATCCGAACAAATCACCTGCGCAATGTGGAAACTGTCAAAGACAAACTACTCCAAAGCAATCCTTTACTCGAAGCCTTCGGTAATGCGAAAACAAACAGAAACGACAACTCCAGTAGATTCGGCAAATATATGGATATACAGTTCAACTATGAAGGAGCGCCAGAAGGAGGTCATATCCTCAACTATTTGTTAGAGAAATCGAGGGTTATAAGCCAGATGTCAGGAGAGAGGAACTTCCATATCTTCTATCAGCTAATAGCGGGTGGTGATGATGAGCTGATGAAGCATTTGAGGCTACAGAGCAGGCCTGAAGTATATAAATATACGACTGATTTG GTGACACCAGCAAGCCAAAAACTGAATGATGCAGAACAGTTCCGTACAGTCAGAGCAGCAATGAAAGTGATCGAGATCGGAGATGACGAACAGAAGGAAATCTTCGAGATCGTAGCCAGCGTACTGCATCTGGGAAATGTGAAGTTCGTGCAGAACGACAAGGGATACGCGGAAATATTATCGCACGATACAAACAGTTCAAATGTTGCTGAG CTCCTCAAAGTAAGCTCAAGTAAACTCCGGGAAGCGCTCACAAGCCGCACAATCGAAGCACGAGGAGACGTCGTGACAACCCCTCTAGACCTCGAACAGGCGCAATACGCGAGGGATGCCCTTGCCAAGGCCATTTATGACAAGCACTTCAGTTGGCTGGTATCCAGGCTGAATGCCTCCTTGGCACCTAAAAATAAAGACCCGAGAGACTCCGTTATCGGCATCCTAGATATCTATGGATTCGAAATATTCCCGAAAAACAG TTTCGAACAATTCTGCATCAACTTCTGTAATGAGAAGCTGCAACAGCTCTTCATCCAGCTGACCCTAAAGTCTGAACAAGAAGAATATCTACGTGAAGGCATCGAGTGGGTACCCGTTGAGTACTTCAACAACATAATCATCTGTGACCTTATTGAGGAGAGACATAGAG GTATAATTTCAATATTGGATGACGAATGCCTTCGTCCTGGAGACGCTACGGATCTCAGTTTCCTCGAGAAGTTGTCTCAACGTTTGGATGGACACGCACACTTCAAGTCCCACCAGAAAGTCGATAGCAAAACTCAGAAAATTATGGGAAGAGAT gaattCTGCCTCGTCCACTACGCTGGTGAAGTGACATATAACGTGAATACCTTCATCGAGAAGAACAATGATTTGCTATTCCGTGACCTGCAGAGCCTCATGGCATCCAGTGGAAACCACATTGCTGGAACCTGCTTTAAG GATCTAAACCTAGCATCGAAAAAGCGGCCAGAGACAGCCATAACACAATTCAAGAACTCGTTAAATGAGCTTATCAAGATCCTCAGCAGCAAAGAGCCATCTTACATTCGCTGCATTAAACCTAATGACTTCAAGGCACCta TGTCTTTCGACGACAAATTGGTATCGCATCAAGTTAAATACCTTGGCTTGATGGAAAATCTACGCGTCCGACGCGCTGGCTTCGCCTACCGACGTACCTACGAAGCTTTCCTGGAGAG GTACAAGTGCTTAAGCCCAAACACATGGCCCAACTTTAGGGGACCCCCAAGAGAAGGAGTGCAGTATCTTGTCGAATCGCTCAAATACGAaaaggaagaatataggatggGCAA cACAAAAATATTCATCCGTTTCCCCAAAACCCTCTTCGACACTGAAGATGCTTACCAGCTCAAGAAGAATGACCTTGCAACCATTATCCAGAGTCGCTGGAGAGGATACTGGCAGAGGAAGCAGTATTTGAGGATGAGGGCCGCGGCTATTATTATCCAAAAGTGGATCAGGAGATTCCTGGCGCAAAAGCTGAAGGCAAGGAGAAAGAAGGCTGCTGACGTCATAAGGGCTTTCATCAAAG GTTTTATCACTCGCAATGGTCCAGAGACACCAGAAAACCGTCGCTTCCTCGGTATTGCCAAGGTCCACTGGCTTAAGCGGCTGTCCACCAGACTTCCCACCAAACTCCTAGATATGTCCTGGCCACCCTGTCCCGCTACATGCCAGGAAGCGTCCAAGGAACTGCACAGGCTTCATAGGCTGCATCTATCGAGGAAGTACCGACTGGCTTTGACTCCTGCTAATAAGAAACAGTTTGAACTGAAAATCTTGGCTGAGAAAATCTTTAAAG GCAAGAAGAACAGCTACCCGAGCAGTATTCGCGAGCGCTTCATGAATGACCGCCTCTCAGAAGATCATCGCGTTTTGAGGAATACTTTCATGGCCTCGCCCTCGTGGCCTACGGGAGAAGAACTGATT TACTCATGCGAAGCAGTAAAGTACGACCGTCGTGGGTACAAACCCCGCGAGCGAGCGCTCCTGGCATCAGACAAGGCACTCTACGTCCTTGACGCAGCCAAGAGCAAAACATACAAGCTCAAACATCGCTTGCCTCTCGACGTACTACGAGTCGTTGTCACCAATGAGACTGACGGGCTCGTGCTCATCAAGATACCACAGGAGCTGAAGAAAGACAAG GGTGACCTGATAATTTCAGTGTCGCACGTGATCGAAGCTCTCACCATCGTCACGGACTACACCAAAAAGCCTGAGATAATTGAGATTGTCGACACTGGAAG CATCGTGCATAACCTCGTGAATGGCAAGCAGGGCGGCACCATCGAGGTGACCAACGGGCCGCAGCCCGCCATCCATCGCGCTAAGAGTGGGAACCTACTTGTT gtggCAACCCCGTga